The Solanum lycopersicum chromosome 6, SLM_r2.1 genome has a window encoding:
- the GLR2.2 gene encoding glutamate receptor 2.2 → MVVILHKHNCLLPEFFQMHNPRCHFLILFIQLISIISFCHYVRGGDNNTSAVKVDVGIILDLERDVGKVMHISILLALEDYHANTSRGDIRIVAHIKDSKKNDVEATSAAIYLLKDVQVQAIFGPIMSTQTNFVIDLGNRAKVPIMSPATNPLLTVKENPFFIRGALPSSSQTKAIAAIVKKFDWKEVVVIYEDSLFGTGIVPHLTDALLEIGTSVSYRSVISPSANDDRILSELYKLQTMQTRVFIVHLRPKLAKRLFLKANKAGMMSSGYAWIITDVLTSLLDSVDTSVIESSMQGVLGVKPYIPRSDQRNSYTRRWRKRFRQEYPDMDQIELNIFGLWAYDSITSLAEAVEKLGTTAIPKSKKPDTRENLTDLDALGTSAVGSLLIDSMRNTELKQGLSGDFRIIDGELQPVPYQIVNIIGKGEKNIGLWTKRDGISCELKMNGKTAAKCNNTQLGAIFWPGETTIVPKGWEMPTSGKKLRVGVPLKGGLEQLIKVDRDPQTQAVTATGFCADVFKEVILSLPYALPYEFIPFPIQDPLTLPDYDDLVHKITSQEYDAVVGDVTILASRSEYVDFTLPFIGSGISVVVPVRDDDRKNAWIFLKPLKSELWITTGSFFVFIGFVVWVLEHRVNKEFRGPKRKQVGMIFWFSFSTLVFAHREKVTSNLTRFVLIVWVFVVLVLTSSYTASLTSMLTLQQLQPTITDLNDLIKNGEYVGYQEGSFVKDAFIKHMKFDSSKFRSYNKLEDFDDALSKGSKNGGVGAIVDELPYLRLFLNKYCRKYIMVGQTYRAAGFGFAFPKGSPLVPDVSRAVLKVMEGEFMNSVIQKWFGNETDCTQNDETDITSDSLTLDSFKGLFLIAGVSAGSALLLFFLNFVYQNREILATDDSICKKLTAIAKVFDQEKDDSNSTSEEPSESNAPKLLAASEASPEILPDLPSQSPEIRISDELGASPDAEGFFTTETWNSSSETITGTIEER, encoded by the exons ATGGTTGTTATCTTGCACAAACACAACTGCTTGCTACCAGAGTTTTTTCAAATGCATAATCCAAGATGCCACTTTCTAATTCTCTTCATTCAACTTATCTCCATCATTAGCTTTTGCCACTATGTAAGAGGTGGAGATAATAACACCAGTGCTGTAAAGGTGGATGTGGGTATAATTCTTGATCTGGAAAGAGATGTGGGAAAAGTAATGCACATATCTATTTTACTAGCACTTGAAGATTATCATGCCAACACTAGTCGCGGTGACATAAGGATAGTTGCTCATATCAAGGATTCCAAGAAAAATGATGTTGAAGCAACATCTGCTG CCATATACTTGCTAAAGGATGTCCAAGTACAAGCTATCTTTGGGCCAATAATGTCTACACAAACTAATTTTGTGATTGACTTAGGGAACAGAGCAAAAGTTCCTATCATGTCTCCAGCAACAAATCCTTTACTTACAGTGAAGGAAAATCCCTTTTTCATCAGAGGAGCACTTCCTTCTTCCAGCCAGACTAAGGCCATTGCAGCAATTGTAAAGAAGTTTGATTGGAAGGAGGTTGTAGTCATCTATGAGGATAGCCTCTTTGGAACTGGGATAGTTCCACATTTGACTGATGCCTTGCTGGAAATCGGCACTTCAGTCTCCTATAGAAGTGTTATTTCTCCTTCAGCAAATGATGATCGAATCCTCAGTGAGCTATACAAGTTGCAAACAATGCAGACCAGGGTGTTCATTGTGCACTTGAGACCTAAACTTGCCAAACGCCTTTTCCTCAAGGCAAACAAAGCTGGGATGATGAGCAGTGGATATGCATGGATCATCACAGATGTGCTAACGAGTCTTCTTGACTCGGTAGATACTTCAGTGATTGAGTCATCAATGCAAGGTGTTCTTGGTGTAAAACCTTACATTCCAAGATCAGATCAGCGTAACAGTTACACAAGGAGATGGAGAAAGAGATTCCGCCAAGAGTATCCAGACATGGACCAAATAGAACTCAATATTTTCGGGCTATGGGCATACGATAGCATCACGTCATTAGCAGAAGCAGTAGAGAAATTGGGCACTACTGCTATCCCAAAATCAAAGAAACCAGACACTAGAGAGAACTTAACAGACTTAGATGCACTTGGAACATCAGCAGTGGGATCTCTGCTCATTGACTCTATGCGAAACACAGAGCTAAAACAAGGATTAAGTGGTGATTTCCGTATCATCGATGGAGAACTGCAGCCAGTCCCGTATCAGATTGTGAATATAATTGGGAAAGGAGAAAAAAACATTGGACTTTGGACGAAGAGGGATGGCATTTCGTGTGAACTGAAGATGAATGGTAAAACAGCAGCTAAGTGTAATAATACGCAACTAGGAGCCATTTTTTGGCCTGGTGAAACTACTATTGTTCCGAAAGGCTGGGAAATGCCCACAAGTGGGAAGAAGTTAAGGGTTGGAGTTCCTCTCAAAGGAGGGCTGGAGCAACTCATTAAAGTGGATAGAGATCCACAAACACAAGCAGTAACAGCAACTGGTTTCTGCGCAGATGTCTTCAAAGAAGTCATCCTATCTTTGCCATATGCTCTCCCTTACGAATTTATTCCATTTCCAATACAAGATCCCCTCACTCTTCCAGACTATGATGATCTTGTTCACAAGATCACTTCTCAG GAGTATGATGCAGTTGTAGGTGATGTGACCATTTTAGCGAGCCGGTCAGAGTATGTGGATTTCACATTACCTTTTATAGGGTCCGGTATTTCTGTAGTTGTGCCTGTAAGGGATGATGATAGGAAGAACGCTTGGATTTTCTTGAAACCTCTAAAGAGCGAGCTCTGGATTACAACCGGATCATTCTTTGTTTTCATTGGTTTCGTGGTTTGGGTACTAGAACATCGTGTAAACAAAGAGTTTCGAGGACCCAAACGCAAGCAAGTTGGGATGATATTTTGGTTTTCCTTCTCAACTCTCGTTTTTGCTCATA GAGAGAAGGTAACTAGTAACTTAACAAGATTTGTGCTGATAGTGTGGGTTTTTGTGGTTCTGGTGCTGACATCAAGTTATACAGCCAGCTTAACATCTATGTTGACACTGCAACAGCTCCAACCTACTATAACAGACCTCAATGATCTCATCAAGAATGGAGAATATGTTGGGTACCAAGAAGGTTCCTTTGTCAAAGACGCCTTCATAAAGCACATGAAATTTGACAGCTCCAAGTTCAGAAGTTATAACAAATTGGAAGATTTTGATGATGCTCTCTCAAAAGGAAGCAAAAATGGAGGTGTTGGTGCAATTGTTGATGAACTACCTTATCTCAGACTCTTCCTCAACAAGTACTGCAGGAAGTATATTATGGTCGGCCAGACATACAGGGCTGCCGGCTTTGGGTTT GCATTTCCAAAAGGATCTCCTTTGGTACCTGACGTGTCGAGAGCAGTCTTGAAGGTGATGGAGGGAGAGTTTATGAATAGCGTAATACAGAAATGGTTTGGGAATGAAACAGATTGTACACAGAATGATGAAACGGATATAACATCTGATAGCCTCACGTTAGATAGTTTTAAGGGACTTTTCCTCATAGCTGGTGTATCAGCAGGCTCCGCTCTTCTCCTATTCTTCCTCAACTTCGTTTATCAGAATAGAGAAATCTTAGCCACTGATGATTCAATATGTAAAAAGCTTACTGCAATTGCAAAAGTATTTGATCAAGAGAAAGACGACTCTAATTCTACGTCAGAAGAGCCATCTGAAAGCAATGCACCTAAACTGCTCGCAGCTAGTGAAGCTTCTCCTGAGATATTGCCTGACCTTCCTTCGCAAAGCCCAGAAATCAGAATTTCCGATGAACTAGGAGCATCCCCTGATGCTGAAGGGTTCTTTACAACAGAAACCTGGAACTCCAGTTCAGAAACCATTACAGGCACAATTGAAGAAAGATGA